A portion of the Sulfuricurvum kujiense DSM 16994 genome contains these proteins:
- a CDS encoding YqhA family protein, translated as MHFIEGLFEKGLWSSRFIIVLAVVFGLLGAILLFTIASFDVFHTMQYVISVYATHAHPAHFHEEVVGGIIGAVDLYLIGVVMIIFSFGLYELFISDIDPAKDEHGKENQLLAVHSLDQLKDKISKVIVMVLVVGFFQKVGHTVFTGALELLYLALSITAVAVGLYFLSKVGHHDH; from the coding sequence ATGCATTTCATCGAAGGTTTATTTGAAAAAGGGCTATGGAGCTCACGTTTTATTATTGTCTTAGCCGTTGTATTCGGATTGCTCGGCGCTATTTTGCTCTTTACGATCGCTAGTTTTGATGTATTCCACACGATGCAGTATGTTATCAGTGTCTATGCCACCCACGCTCATCCGGCGCATTTTCATGAGGAAGTCGTCGGAGGTATTATAGGTGCGGTTGATCTCTACCTCATCGGTGTCGTAATGATTATCTTCTCATTCGGCCTCTACGAGCTGTTTATCTCCGATATCGATCCGGCAAAAGACGAACACGGTAAAGAGAACCAGCTTCTTGCCGTCCATTCGCTCGACCAGCTCAAAGACAAGATCTCGAAAGTTATCGTTATGGTACTGGTCGTCGGTTTTTTCCAAAAAGTGGGACATACGGTATTTACCGGAGCTTTGGAGCTGTTGTATCTGGCACTCTCGATCACAGCGGTTGCCGTCGGGCTTTACTTCCTAAGCAAAGTAGGTCATCACGACCACTAA
- the hemE gene encoding uroporphyrinogen decarboxylase, producing the protein MSKIFVDACFGKETPYTPVWMMRQAGRYLPEYMEVRKRAGNFLNLCHAPDMAAEVTIQPLDIVGVDAAILFSDILVVPNEMGMKLDFIKGEGPVFDKPIASEEDLNELIGGEEAASKLTYVYDTIKLLRKQLDERGDDKALIGFTGAPWTLATYMIEGQGTKTYNICKKMMYSNPDLLHKILHKVTEVVKLYMEKQIQAGIDVVQIFDSWAAAIEPSRYNEFSWSYMVEIADYLKAKYPHIPIIMFPKGIPAFLDQVYGNFDVFGVDWSTPMALAKEKLGDRYVLQGNMEPCRLYSKEQTTACVEAIQNIMGGKRHIFNLGHGILPDVPVENAQHFVRECQRVSKKA; encoded by the coding sequence ATGAGTAAAATTTTCGTCGATGCCTGTTTCGGAAAAGAAACCCCTTATACCCCCGTTTGGATGATGCGCCAGGCGGGACGCTATCTTCCGGAGTACATGGAAGTACGCAAACGTGCCGGAAATTTTTTGAACCTTTGCCATGCTCCCGACATGGCAGCGGAAGTGACTATCCAACCTCTTGACATCGTAGGCGTTGATGCGGCAATCCTTTTCAGCGATATTTTGGTTGTCCCGAATGAAATGGGGATGAAACTCGATTTTATCAAAGGAGAAGGTCCTGTTTTCGACAAACCGATCGCCTCTGAAGAAGATTTGAATGAACTGATCGGAGGAGAAGAAGCGGCATCGAAACTGACGTATGTTTACGACACGATTAAACTGCTTCGTAAACAGCTCGATGAACGGGGTGATGATAAAGCCCTCATCGGATTTACCGGAGCACCGTGGACGCTGGCTACCTATATGATCGAAGGCCAAGGGACAAAAACCTACAATATCTGCAAAAAGATGATGTATTCCAATCCTGACCTATTGCATAAAATTCTCCATAAAGTGACTGAAGTGGTCAAACTTTACATGGAAAAGCAGATTCAAGCCGGCATTGATGTCGTTCAAATCTTCGACAGCTGGGCTGCGGCAATCGAACCGAGCCGATACAATGAGTTTTCTTGGAGCTATATGGTCGAAATCGCCGACTATCTAAAAGCCAAATACCCTCATATCCCTATCATCATGTTCCCAAAAGGGATCCCGGCATTCTTGGACCAAGTATACGGAAACTTCGATGTATTCGGCGTCGACTGGAGTACTCCGATGGCTTTGGCCAAAGAAAAGCTCGGTGATCGATACGTGTTGCAGGGGAATATGGAGCCGTGCCGGCTCTACTCGAAAGAACAAACGACCGCTTGTGTCGAAGCGATCCAAAACATCATGGGCGGCAAACGTCATATTTTTAATCTCGGTCACGGAATCCTCCCCGATGTTCCGGTCGAAAATGCACAGCATTTCGTCCGAGAGTGCCAACGTGTGAGCAAAAAAGCTTAA
- a CDS encoding aspartate-semialdehyde dehydrogenase — MKLYNVAVVGASGAVGEEILRIFEEIDFPLAKLVPLASARSAGNTVTFNDQELVIKELTPTVFAEEGIEIALFSAGGSVSAEFAPYAAEAGAVVIDNTSHFRMFDDVPLVVPEVNPEDIAQWKKTGIIANPNCSTIQMVQALKPLDDAYDLQRIDVSTYQATSGAGKTAMEELVEQMQAFFSFKLDDMEPKKFPHRIALNAIPQIDSFTANGYTKEELKMVNETQKIMHKEIEVSATCVRIPTLRGHAETLTLTFDGAVDAAEARELLRKAPNIIVLDEPSESIYPMPSLCMDQNETFVGRIRNDIYRDNVLHMWVVADNLRVGAATNAVRIAQKWVEMQGA, encoded by the coding sequence ATGAAACTTTACAATGTAGCCGTCGTCGGTGCCAGCGGTGCTGTCGGAGAAGAAATTTTACGTATTTTCGAAGAGATCGATTTTCCTCTTGCCAAACTTGTTCCCCTTGCGAGTGCCCGCAGTGCCGGCAACACCGTCACATTCAATGACCAAGAGTTGGTTATCAAAGAGTTGACCCCTACCGTATTCGCTGAAGAAGGGATCGAGATTGCCCTCTTCAGTGCCGGCGGAAGCGTATCGGCAGAATTTGCCCCGTATGCGGCAGAGGCGGGAGCCGTTGTAATCGACAATACGAGCCATTTTAGGATGTTCGATGACGTCCCTCTTGTTGTTCCGGAAGTCAATCCTGAAGATATCGCTCAGTGGAAAAAGACGGGGATCATCGCCAATCCGAACTGCTCTACTATCCAAATGGTACAAGCGCTTAAACCGCTTGATGACGCATACGATTTGCAACGAATCGATGTCAGTACCTATCAAGCGACTTCCGGAGCGGGAAAAACGGCTATGGAAGAGTTGGTTGAACAGATGCAGGCTTTCTTTTCATTTAAACTTGATGATATGGAACCGAAAAAATTCCCTCACCGTATCGCTTTGAATGCTATCCCGCAAATCGACTCATTTACGGCTAACGGCTACACCAAAGAAGAGCTGAAAATGGTGAATGAAACTCAAAAAATCATGCACAAAGAGATCGAAGTGAGCGCAACCTGTGTCCGAATCCCGACACTTCGCGGTCATGCCGAAACATTGACCCTGACCTTTGACGGTGCAGTTGATGCAGCCGAAGCGCGTGAACTGCTTCGAAAAGCGCCGAATATCATCGTTTTAGATGAACCGAGCGAGAGTATCTACCCGATGCCGTCTTTGTGTATGGATCAAAACGAAACCTTTGTCGGACGTATCCGTAACGATATCTATCGGGATAATGTTCTTCACATGTGGGTTGTCGCCGATAACCTCCGTGTCGGCGCCGCAACCAATGCGGTACGAATCGCTCAGAAATGGGTAGAGATGCAAGGAGCATAA
- a CDS encoding sigma-54-dependent transcriptional regulator: MKIAIVEDDINMRKSLEIAMSDYEKYEIHTFKNARDALKKLDDTFELVISDINMPGMDGIEFVKTLGGKFEVIIITGNATLTRAIESIQLGVKDFLLKPFEIETLVTAIERTATIAKKSQKPSSAEPAQTENFLGTSPILDKLLSRIAKAAITDASMMLLGESGVGKEVFARHIHECSHRSSNPFIAINMAAIPDNLIESELFGFEKGSFTDATEAKTGQFELAEGGTLFLDEIAEMPFSLQAKLLRVLQEREVRRLGASKNTKIDVRIICATNADLHEKIKEGKFREDLYYRLNTIPLNIPPLRERREEILSIAEAALERYCSQYGFEPKSFTASARNALENYNWPGNIRELISVVERSAILSDGEIIDTDDLFLEARGLGRI; encoded by the coding sequence ATGAAAATTGCAATTGTTGAAGATGATATCAATATGCGTAAATCGCTTGAAATTGCGATGAGCGACTATGAAAAATATGAGATTCATACCTTCAAAAATGCTCGTGACGCACTTAAAAAGCTGGATGATACTTTTGAATTGGTCATCAGTGACATCAATATGCCGGGGATGGACGGAATCGAGTTTGTCAAAACGCTCGGAGGCAAATTTGAAGTGATCATTATCACCGGGAATGCTACCCTCACCCGTGCCATTGAATCGATCCAACTCGGCGTCAAAGATTTCCTTCTCAAACCGTTCGAAATCGAGACACTCGTTACCGCTATCGAGAGAACCGCAACGATCGCAAAAAAATCACAAAAGCCCTCTTCCGCGGAACCTGCACAAACCGAAAATTTCCTAGGCACATCTCCGATACTGGATAAACTGCTAAGCCGTATCGCCAAAGCCGCTATCACGGATGCGAGTATGATGCTTTTAGGGGAAAGCGGTGTCGGTAAAGAGGTATTTGCCCGCCATATTCATGAATGCTCGCATCGCTCCTCAAATCCTTTTATAGCCATCAACATGGCGGCCATCCCCGACAATCTGATCGAGAGCGAACTTTTCGGCTTTGAAAAAGGCTCTTTCACCGATGCTACGGAAGCTAAAACGGGACAATTTGAACTGGCTGAGGGGGGGACGCTCTTTTTGGATGAAATAGCCGAAATGCCATTTAGTCTCCAAGCCAAATTGCTACGTGTGCTTCAAGAACGGGAAGTCCGTCGTTTGGGAGCCTCAAAAAATACCAAAATCGATGTTCGTATCATCTGTGCTACCAACGCCGATCTCCATGAAAAAATCAAAGAGGGGAAATTTCGCGAAGATTTGTATTATCGGCTGAATACCATTCCGTTGAATATCCCGCCGCTTCGGGAGCGCCGGGAAGAGATTCTCTCTATTGCCGAAGCGGCATTAGAGCGCTATTGTTCACAATACGGTTTTGAGCCGAAATCGTTTACCGCATCAGCACGCAATGCCCTTGAAAACTACAACTGGCCCGGCAATATCCGTGAACTGATTTCGGTGGTCGAGCGTTCGGCGATTTTAAGCGACGGCGAAATTATCGATACCGATGACCTCTTTTTGGAAGCACGCGGTCTAGGAAGGATTTAA
- the gyrA gene encoding DNA gyrase subunit A, producing MNDLLDNSEINDINIEDTLKSSYLDYSMSVIIGRALPDVRDGLKPVHRRILYAMDKLSLSAGAKYKKSARIVGDVIGQYHPHGDTSVYDALVRMAQPFAMRAPLVDGQGNFGSVDGDNAAAMRYTEARMTRYAGELLKDLEKDTVDMVDNYDGTTQEPEVLPTRVPNLLINGSSGIAVGMATNIPPHNPNEVLSALVHLVDNPNASLHDIMQFIKAPDFPTGGTIYGKKGILDAYETGRGRIRVRAKTHIEKKSNKDVIVIDELPYQVNKARLIETIADLVKDKFIEGISEIRDESDREGIRVVIELKRDAMSEIVLNNLYKSTNMETTFGIIMLSVFNQEPRVFTLLEMLGHFINHRKTVIIRRTIFDLEKAKARAHILEGLKKALDHIEAIIKLIRASADGETAKNGLIEEFGFSPIQAQAILDMRLQRLTGLERDKIENELKEILTHIEYLESILRSEEVLKGIIKEEFVELVEQYNIPRVTDIEDNYDDINIEDLIPNEPMVVTISHRGYIKRVPLAAYEKQIRGGKGKVAVTTYDDDFIEKFYTCNTHDTLMFVTDRGQLHWLKVYKIPEGSRTAKGKAVVNLINLEADEKIRSIIPTTDFDEKKSLVFFTQNGIVKRTALNEFSNIRSNGVRAIVLDEDDALITAHIATEETKYLFIVTKFAQCIKFEIDKTRDQGRSTRGVRGIKFKIEGDVVVDANIIKSDEEEILMVSEKGIGKRTTAEEYRLTNRAGSGVIAMKLNAKTGTTVVGCVMVDETMDLMALTKAGKMIRVDMQTIAKSGRNTSGVYIVKGDDVASISRCPKKEEDDEENEGNEGSEPTTLELE from the coding sequence ATGAACGATCTGCTTGACAATAGCGAAATAAATGACATAAATATTGAAGACACTCTTAAGAGCAGTTATCTCGACTACTCAATGAGCGTCATTATCGGACGGGCACTTCCGGATGTGCGTGACGGTCTCAAACCGGTTCACCGCCGTATCCTCTATGCAATGGACAAGCTGAGTCTATCTGCCGGCGCAAAATATAAAAAATCGGCACGTATCGTCGGGGATGTTATCGGTCAATACCATCCGCACGGGGATACATCTGTTTATGATGCGCTTGTTCGTATGGCACAACCGTTTGCTATGCGCGCACCGCTCGTCGACGGTCAAGGGAACTTTGGTTCGGTTGACGGCGACAATGCGGCAGCTATGCGTTATACCGAAGCACGTATGACACGATATGCCGGTGAACTTCTCAAAGATTTGGAAAAAGACACCGTCGATATGGTCGACAACTATGACGGCACGACTCAGGAACCTGAAGTCCTTCCTACCCGCGTTCCAAATCTTCTCATTAACGGTTCATCCGGTATCGCCGTCGGTATGGCGACGAACATCCCTCCGCACAACCCGAATGAAGTTCTCAGCGCACTTGTCCATCTTGTCGACAATCCGAATGCCTCACTCCATGACATCATGCAGTTTATCAAAGCGCCGGACTTCCCTACCGGAGGAACTATTTACGGTAAAAAAGGGATTTTGGATGCCTATGAGACCGGCCGCGGCCGTATCCGTGTCCGGGCCAAAACCCATATCGAGAAAAAATCGAATAAAGACGTTATCGTCATCGATGAGCTCCCGTATCAAGTCAATAAAGCCCGTTTGATCGAAACGATTGCCGATTTGGTCAAAGACAAGTTCATCGAAGGAATCAGCGAGATCCGAGATGAATCCGACCGTGAAGGGATCCGTGTCGTTATCGAACTAAAACGTGACGCGATGAGTGAAATCGTCCTTAACAATCTTTACAAATCGACCAATATGGAGACGACGTTCGGGATCATTATGCTCTCTGTTTTCAACCAGGAACCGCGTGTCTTCACCCTTCTTGAAATGTTGGGGCATTTTATCAACCACCGTAAAACCGTTATTATCCGCCGTACTATTTTTGATCTTGAAAAAGCCAAAGCACGCGCCCATATCTTGGAAGGTTTGAAAAAAGCGCTCGATCATATCGAAGCGATTATCAAACTTATCCGTGCCAGTGCCGACGGTGAGACCGCGAAAAACGGCTTGATCGAAGAATTCGGTTTTTCACCGATTCAAGCCCAAGCCATTTTGGATATGCGTCTCCAACGCCTTACCGGATTGGAACGCGATAAAATCGAAAATGAACTCAAAGAGATTTTGACCCATATCGAATACCTAGAGAGTATCCTCCGAAGCGAAGAGGTTCTCAAAGGGATTATAAAAGAAGAATTCGTTGAACTCGTGGAACAATACAATATTCCTCGCGTCACCGATATCGAAGATAACTATGATGACATCAATATCGAAGATTTGATCCCGAACGAACCGATGGTCGTTACCATCAGCCATCGCGGATACATTAAACGCGTTCCGCTTGCCGCATATGAAAAACAAATCCGAGGCGGAAAAGGGAAAGTTGCCGTAACGACCTACGATGACGACTTTATCGAGAAATTCTATACGTGCAATACCCATGATACCTTGATGTTCGTCACCGATCGCGGACAACTCCACTGGCTCAAAGTGTATAAAATCCCGGAAGGGTCACGTACGGCAAAAGGAAAAGCGGTCGTTAATCTCATCAACCTCGAAGCGGATGAGAAAATCCGGTCGATTATTCCGACAACCGATTTCGATGAGAAAAAATCGCTCGTCTTTTTCACCCAAAACGGTATCGTCAAACGTACCGCTTTGAACGAATTCTCAAATATTCGAAGCAACGGTGTCCGTGCAATCGTTCTGGATGAAGATGATGCACTCATCACGGCGCACATCGCGACCGAAGAGACTAAGTATCTCTTTATCGTGACCAAATTCGCGCAATGTATCAAATTTGAAATAGACAAAACCCGCGATCAGGGACGCAGCACCCGCGGTGTACGCGGTATCAAATTTAAAATCGAAGGCGATGTTGTCGTCGATGCCAATATCATCAAATCCGATGAGGAAGAGATCCTCATGGTCAGTGAAAAAGGGATCGGAAAACGGACTACTGCCGAAGAGTACCGCCTAACAAACCGTGCCGGTTCAGGGGTTATCGCGATGAAACTCAATGCCAAAACCGGAACAACAGTCGTCGGATGTGTTATGGTAGATGAGACAATGGATCTTATGGCTCTGACCAAAGCGGGTAAAATGATCCGTGTCGATATGCAGACGATTGCAAAATCCGGACGCAATACCAGCGGCGTTTACATTGTCAAAGGGGATGATGTCGCCAGTATTTCCCGTTGTCCGAAAAAAGAGGAGGATGATGAAGAAAATGAGGGAAATGAAGGTAGTGAACCTACTACATTAGAGTTGGAATAG
- a CDS encoding ammonium transporter produces the protein MKKWLLALSLLGVSAFADDANATAVTAAVAEPVLNSGDTAWMMMSTALVMLMTPIGLALFYGGMTRAKNVLNTYAMVFGAFTVAMIAWVIAGFSIAFGTAEGSMNQVIGGFANVMLSGISWTDFASVELGQLYPKFVFVAFQGTFAAITVAIVAGSVIERMKFSTWMVFAFIWTIVVYAPIAHMVWGGGYLFNEGALDFAGGTVVHMNGGLAGLVLAVLIGKRAGYPKVAMKPASVILTAVGAGLLWFGWYGFNAGSAFGANAIAGVAFLTTTIAAAVATVTWIVVESMVFKKPTLLGAASGAVAGLVAITPAAGFVSVGGALIIGIVGAVVAFFGVTALKKKLGYDDSLDAFGVHFLAGLWGAIATGIFALYTPNTDNALLWSGPLKDAGDRMGQIMVQAESALLVGLFTLVGTIVVYYIAMAFTGGSRVNEEQESQGLDESVHGERGFNL, from the coding sequence ATGAAAAAGTGGCTTTTAGCTTTATCGCTACTTGGTGTATCGGCATTTGCTGATGACGCTAATGCAACTGCTGTAACTGCAGCCGTTGCTGAACCCGTTCTTAACTCGGGTGATACTGCATGGATGATGATGTCAACGGCATTGGTAATGTTGATGACACCGATCGGTTTGGCGCTGTTCTACGGCGGGATGACAAGAGCGAAAAACGTTCTTAATACATACGCTATGGTTTTCGGTGCGTTTACAGTAGCGATGATTGCATGGGTCATTGCCGGTTTCTCTATTGCTTTCGGTACGGCTGAAGGTTCAATGAACCAAGTAATCGGCGGATTTGCAAATGTGATGCTCAGCGGTATCAGCTGGACTGATTTCGCAAGTGTAGAATTGGGACAACTGTATCCTAAATTTGTTTTTGTCGCGTTCCAAGGGACATTTGCCGCTATTACAGTAGCAATCGTTGCGGGTTCGGTCATCGAACGTATGAAATTTTCGACATGGATGGTTTTTGCATTTATTTGGACAATCGTCGTTTACGCACCGATTGCTCACATGGTATGGGGCGGCGGTTACCTTTTCAACGAGGGTGCACTTGACTTTGCTGGGGGTACGGTTGTTCATATGAACGGTGGTTTGGCTGGTCTTGTATTAGCTGTTTTGATCGGTAAACGTGCGGGTTATCCTAAAGTTGCGATGAAACCGGCAAGCGTTATTTTGACAGCAGTGGGGGCTGGTTTGCTCTGGTTCGGCTGGTACGGATTTAATGCCGGGTCTGCTTTCGGTGCAAACGCGATTGCGGGTGTTGCTTTCCTTACAACGACAATTGCTGCGGCAGTTGCAACGGTAACTTGGATTGTGGTTGAGTCTATGGTATTCAAAAAACCGACATTGCTTGGAGCAGCGTCTGGTGCGGTAGCAGGTCTTGTTGCGATTACTCCGGCAGCAGGTTTCGTAAGTGTCGGCGGTGCTTTGATCATCGGTATCGTAGGTGCGGTTGTAGCATTCTTCGGTGTGACTGCACTCAAGAAAAAATTGGGTTATGATGACTCTTTGGATGCGTTCGGGGTTCACTTCCTTGCAGGTCTTTGGGGTGCAATCGCTACCGGTATCTTTGCCTTGTATACGCCTAATACCGATAACGCACTTCTTTGGTCAGGACCGTTGAAAGATGCAGGGGATCGTATGGGACAAATCATGGTTCAAGCTGAATCAGCTCTATTGGTTGGATTGTTTACTTTGGTCGGTACGATCGTGGTGTACTATATCGCAATGGCATTTACTGGCGGATCACGTGTTAACGAAGAGCAAGAGAGCCAAGGTTTGGATGAATCGGTACACGGTGAACGTGGATTTAACCTATAA
- a CDS encoding P-II family nitrogen regulator yields the protein MKKIEAVIKPFKLEDVKDALAEIGITGMTVSEVKGYGRQKGHSELYRGAEYVVDFLPKIKMEMVVDDAMVDQVVNTVVEAARTGKIGDGKIFVSEISKIVRIRTGETDIEAI from the coding sequence ATGAAAAAAATTGAAGCGGTTATCAAACCATTTAAACTTGAAGATGTAAAAGATGCACTGGCTGAAATCGGTATTACCGGTATGACGGTCAGCGAAGTAAAAGGGTACGGACGACAAAAAGGGCACAGCGAACTCTATCGCGGTGCTGAATATGTGGTTGACTTCCTCCCTAAAATCAAAATGGAGATGGTCGTGGATGACGCGATGGTAGATCAAGTGGTCAACACCGTTGTTGAAGCGGCACGTACCGGTAAAATCGGTGACGGCAAAATTTTCGTAAGCGAGATCAGCAAAATCGTCCGTATCCGTACGGGTGAAACGGATATCGAAGCTATCTAA
- a CDS encoding radical SAM protein encodes MSTIFGPVHSRRFGVSLGVDLSSSGKQCNFDCLYCELAPMPAMANQHTVTPVETVISDLKDALSKHTAIDVITITANGEPTMYPYLGELIGQIDAIKGSIQTLILSNSACLGNEKVFNTLLKLDQVKLSLDAATPAVFKKIDRPAEGIEIASIIENISRFSHLYKGKLFIEILFVKGLNDALSELEALNTALLGIRCERIDIGTIDRPPAYPVQGMNFEELYALSRRFDPSLPIHIVSRTHLSATQSTYSDDEILTTLNKRPLTMEDIDALFDEESKERFKKMLSQGKIGQIERSNILFFIPVENINRKRSK; translated from the coding sequence ATGTCTACCATCTTCGGACCCGTGCATTCACGCCGTTTCGGTGTTTCGCTCGGGGTCGATCTCTCTTCCTCAGGAAAACAGTGCAATTTTGACTGTCTCTACTGCGAATTAGCTCCCATGCCGGCTATGGCGAATCAGCATACCGTTACCCCTGTCGAAACCGTTATCTCCGATTTAAAAGATGCTCTATCGAAGCACACCGCTATCGATGTCATTACAATCACGGCAAACGGCGAACCGACCATGTATCCGTATTTGGGTGAACTGATCGGACAGATTGATGCAATCAAAGGGAGTATCCAGACGCTCATCCTCTCTAACAGCGCCTGTCTGGGGAATGAGAAAGTCTTTAACACCCTTTTAAAACTCGATCAGGTAAAACTCTCGCTCGATGCCGCGACTCCTGCCGTATTCAAAAAAATCGACCGCCCAGCAGAGGGGATCGAGATCGCTTCCATCATTGAGAACATCTCCCGATTCTCACATCTGTATAAAGGGAAACTGTTTATAGAGATATTGTTTGTCAAAGGCCTCAACGATGCCTTAAGTGAGCTAGAAGCCCTCAACACTGCCCTCCTCGGTATCCGATGTGAGCGGATCGATATCGGGACTATTGACCGCCCACCGGCTTATCCCGTTCAGGGGATGAATTTTGAAGAGCTCTATGCACTCTCACGCCGTTTTGATCCGTCATTGCCTATTCATATCGTATCACGCACTCACCTATCTGCGACACAAAGCACATACAGCGATGACGAAATACTAACGACCTTAAACAAGCGCCCTTTGACGATGGAAGATATCGATGCTCTTTTCGACGAAGAGTCAAAAGAACGTTTCAAAAAGATGCTGAGCCAAGGTAAAATCGGGCAAATTGAGCGTTCAAACATACTATTTTTCATCCCTGTCGAAAATATTAATCGAAAACGCTCTAAATAA
- a CDS encoding LPP20 family lipoprotein produces MRISALLALFLTIPALHAGIFSSDTPTVKCVYSGTDGHCVEPILKSGHELVVTVVGQGVAPSVTASPAQAYALAKRAAMVDGYRLIAERVKGVEVEGQDTIKNMMLTQSTTRTSVEALVRGANIINTTFKEGLCEVEMEISLSYSRVLP; encoded by the coding sequence ATGCGAATCTCTGCTCTACTTGCACTGTTTCTCACTATTCCCGCACTTCATGCGGGAATTTTCTCCAGCGATACACCTACTGTAAAATGTGTCTATAGCGGCACAGACGGTCATTGTGTTGAACCCATTTTAAAATCCGGACATGAGCTCGTTGTTACCGTTGTGGGACAAGGTGTCGCACCGTCGGTTACCGCTTCACCGGCTCAAGCCTACGCTTTAGCCAAACGAGCCGCAATGGTAGACGGCTATCGTCTCATCGCAGAGCGGGTCAAAGGGGTTGAAGTTGAAGGACAGGATACCATCAAGAACATGATGCTTACACAATCAACAACCCGTACGTCCGTTGAAGCCCTTGTACGCGGCGCCAATATTATCAACACTACATTTAAAGAGGGACTGTGCGAAGTCGAAATGGAAATTTCCCTTTCCTATTCTCGGGTTTTACCTTAA
- a CDS encoding P-II family nitrogen regulator has product MKKIEAVIKPFKLEDVKDALAEIGITGMTVSEVKGYGRQKGHSELYRGAEYVVDFLPKIKMEMVVDDEMVDQVVNTVVEAARTGKIGDGKIFISDINKIIRIRTGETDSDAI; this is encoded by the coding sequence ATGAAAAAAATCGAAGCGGTTATCAAACCTTTTAAATTAGAAGATGTAAAAGACGCATTGGCAGAAATCGGCATTACCGGTATGACGGTAAGCGAAGTAAAAGGGTATGGCCGCCAAAAGGGACATAGTGAATTGTACCGCGGTGCGGAATATGTAGTTGACTTTCTTCCTAAAATTAAAATGGAGATGGTTGTGGATGACGAGATGGTAGATCAAGTGGTCAACACGGTTGTTGAAGCGGCACGAACCGGAAAAATCGGAGACGGTAAAATTTTTATCAGCGATATCAATAAAATTATCCGCATCCGTACGGGTGAAACCGATAGCGACGCTATCTAA